The proteins below come from a single Vanessa cardui chromosome 7, ilVanCard2.1, whole genome shotgun sequence genomic window:
- the LOC124531292 gene encoding elongation factor Ts, mitochondrial isoform X2 has protein sequence MKQKIKSFSMMIFQLVRNFHTSHCYRAAESSLLAKLRKKTGYTIANCKKALEMHNNDSDKAEAWLNDQAQAMGWAKATKLAGRKALQGLVAVKFDKNHGVLVEVNCETDFVAKNDKFHKMLEDTTLACYKFAHTNLKSKGPITKLELDSEQLGNLSSDGGKKLSEVLALFIGSVGENAVLRRAECWKANSDDVKITAYTHPAPATASDYSSGKYGALLAYKQPNDVEDIGKQICQHIVGCAPRKIGDKEKDKPAENSDDETCLIFQEYLLDPSYTIEEVLENNKIEILDYIRFSCGEVVEENMPGVEKQPLDTVQTLQ, from the exons atgaagcaAAAAATCAAATCCTTTTCCATG ATGATATTTCAATTAGTGAGAAATTTCCATACAAGCCATTGCTATCGAGCAGCAGAGTCTTCACTTTTGGCAAAACTAAGAAAAAAGACCGGATACACCATTGCAAACTGTAAGAAAGCCCTAGAAATGCACAACAATGATTCAGACAAg GCTGAGGCGTGGCTGAATGATCAAGCACAAGCCATGGGCTGGGCTAAAGCAACTAAGCTAGCCGGTCGCAAAGCACTGCAAGGTCTTGTGGCTGTGAAATTCGACAAGAATCATGGAGTTCTTGTGGAAGTAAACTGTGAAACAGATTTTGTCgcaaaaaatgataaatttcataaaatgctTGAAGATACTACACTTGCTTGTTATAAATTTGCACACACAAACTTAAAATCAAAAGGACCTATAACAAAG CTAGAATTAGATAGTGAGCAGTTGGGAAACCTTTCATCTGATGGGGGTAAAAAGCTTTCAGAAGTATTAGCACTGTTCATTGGATCTGTGGGTGAAAATGCTGTTCTACGTCGTGCAGAATGTTGGAAAGCAAATAGTGACGATGTGAAAATAACAGCTTACACTCACCCCGCACCAGCAACTGCGAGTGATTATTCAAGTGGCAAATATGGAGCTTTGCTGGCTTACAAACAACCCAATGATGTTGAAGATATTGGAAAACAGATTTGTCAACACATTGTCGGTTGTGCACCAAGAAAAATTGGTGATAAAGAAAAAGATAAACCAGCTGAGAATTCAGATGACGAAACGTGTCTTATTTTCCAAGAGTATTTATTGGATCCGTCATACACAATAGAAGAGGTactggaaaataataaaattgaaattctaGATTACATAAGGTTTTCTTGCGGCGAGGTAGTAGAAGAAAATATGCCTGGTGTTGAAAAACAGCCCCTAGATACAGTTCAAACTTTACAGTAG
- the LOC124531292 gene encoding elongation factor Ts, mitochondrial isoform X1: protein MFPLLLYILFWMIFQLVRNFHTSHCYRAAESSLLAKLRKKTGYTIANCKKALEMHNNDSDKAEAWLNDQAQAMGWAKATKLAGRKALQGLVAVKFDKNHGVLVEVNCETDFVAKNDKFHKMLEDTTLACYKFAHTNLKSKGPITKLELDSEQLGNLSSDGGKKLSEVLALFIGSVGENAVLRRAECWKANSDDVKITAYTHPAPATASDYSSGKYGALLAYKQPNDVEDIGKQICQHIVGCAPRKIGDKEKDKPAENSDDETCLIFQEYLLDPSYTIEEVLENNKIEILDYIRFSCGEVVEENMPGVEKQPLDTVQTLQ from the exons ATGtttccattattattatacatattgttttGG ATGATATTTCAATTAGTGAGAAATTTCCATACAAGCCATTGCTATCGAGCAGCAGAGTCTTCACTTTTGGCAAAACTAAGAAAAAAGACCGGATACACCATTGCAAACTGTAAGAAAGCCCTAGAAATGCACAACAATGATTCAGACAAg GCTGAGGCGTGGCTGAATGATCAAGCACAAGCCATGGGCTGGGCTAAAGCAACTAAGCTAGCCGGTCGCAAAGCACTGCAAGGTCTTGTGGCTGTGAAATTCGACAAGAATCATGGAGTTCTTGTGGAAGTAAACTGTGAAACAGATTTTGTCgcaaaaaatgataaatttcataaaatgctTGAAGATACTACACTTGCTTGTTATAAATTTGCACACACAAACTTAAAATCAAAAGGACCTATAACAAAG CTAGAATTAGATAGTGAGCAGTTGGGAAACCTTTCATCTGATGGGGGTAAAAAGCTTTCAGAAGTATTAGCACTGTTCATTGGATCTGTGGGTGAAAATGCTGTTCTACGTCGTGCAGAATGTTGGAAAGCAAATAGTGACGATGTGAAAATAACAGCTTACACTCACCCCGCACCAGCAACTGCGAGTGATTATTCAAGTGGCAAATATGGAGCTTTGCTGGCTTACAAACAACCCAATGATGTTGAAGATATTGGAAAACAGATTTGTCAACACATTGTCGGTTGTGCACCAAGAAAAATTGGTGATAAAGAAAAAGATAAACCAGCTGAGAATTCAGATGACGAAACGTGTCTTATTTTCCAAGAGTATTTATTGGATCCGTCATACACAATAGAAGAGGTactggaaaataataaaattgaaattctaGATTACATAAGGTTTTCTTGCGGCGAGGTAGTAGAAGAAAATATGCCTGGTGTTGAAAAACAGCCCCTAGATACAGTTCAAACTTTACAGTAG
- the LOC124531292 gene encoding elongation factor Ts, mitochondrial isoform X3, which produces MIFQLVRNFHTSHCYRAAESSLLAKLRKKTGYTIANCKKALEMHNNDSDKAEAWLNDQAQAMGWAKATKLAGRKALQGLVAVKFDKNHGVLVEVNCETDFVAKNDKFHKMLEDTTLACYKFAHTNLKSKGPITKLELDSEQLGNLSSDGGKKLSEVLALFIGSVGENAVLRRAECWKANSDDVKITAYTHPAPATASDYSSGKYGALLAYKQPNDVEDIGKQICQHIVGCAPRKIGDKEKDKPAENSDDETCLIFQEYLLDPSYTIEEVLENNKIEILDYIRFSCGEVVEENMPGVEKQPLDTVQTLQ; this is translated from the exons ATGATATTTCAATTAGTGAGAAATTTCCATACAAGCCATTGCTATCGAGCAGCAGAGTCTTCACTTTTGGCAAAACTAAGAAAAAAGACCGGATACACCATTGCAAACTGTAAGAAAGCCCTAGAAATGCACAACAATGATTCAGACAAg GCTGAGGCGTGGCTGAATGATCAAGCACAAGCCATGGGCTGGGCTAAAGCAACTAAGCTAGCCGGTCGCAAAGCACTGCAAGGTCTTGTGGCTGTGAAATTCGACAAGAATCATGGAGTTCTTGTGGAAGTAAACTGTGAAACAGATTTTGTCgcaaaaaatgataaatttcataaaatgctTGAAGATACTACACTTGCTTGTTATAAATTTGCACACACAAACTTAAAATCAAAAGGACCTATAACAAAG CTAGAATTAGATAGTGAGCAGTTGGGAAACCTTTCATCTGATGGGGGTAAAAAGCTTTCAGAAGTATTAGCACTGTTCATTGGATCTGTGGGTGAAAATGCTGTTCTACGTCGTGCAGAATGTTGGAAAGCAAATAGTGACGATGTGAAAATAACAGCTTACACTCACCCCGCACCAGCAACTGCGAGTGATTATTCAAGTGGCAAATATGGAGCTTTGCTGGCTTACAAACAACCCAATGATGTTGAAGATATTGGAAAACAGATTTGTCAACACATTGTCGGTTGTGCACCAAGAAAAATTGGTGATAAAGAAAAAGATAAACCAGCTGAGAATTCAGATGACGAAACGTGTCTTATTTTCCAAGAGTATTTATTGGATCCGTCATACACAATAGAAGAGGTactggaaaataataaaattgaaattctaGATTACATAAGGTTTTCTTGCGGCGAGGTAGTAGAAGAAAATATGCCTGGTGTTGAAAAACAGCCCCTAGATACAGTTCAAACTTTACAGTAG